One window from the genome of Chloroflexota bacterium encodes:
- a CDS encoding ABC transporter substrate-binding protein — protein MTRAFRVILVLSMLAALALSGCAKATPAPTATQPPKPTSPPAAQPTVAPTPKPTPVTKTVVIGFTSSKTGSQEVPSTGQTRGLELWLEQVNAKGVTLPDGTIVKFEFKTYDDESNKERVQQLYTKLINDDKTNFLISPYSSGLTDAAAVIAEQYGQIMITTGAASDATYKKGYQLVFQLYTPASRYLTGAVDLLAKLDPTAKKIAIVHENDKFSTDVVNAAKAYAESKGYEIVLFEGYDSGTTDFAPFINKIIGAAPDAIMGGGHFADGSTFAKQMYEKQVKVKFIALLVAPPELKFADIGEAAFGIIGPSQWEPQAAYSEASAKAAGIQWYGPSVADFVNAYNAKYGENPAYHAAGGYAAGLILQKAIEDAGSLDTAKVKAALDAMDVLTCYGHVKFDTSAEAHGLQVAHEMVYIQWQKDASGKLVKQVVWPAEGKSADAIYPLSR, from the coding sequence ATGACCAGAGCCTTCAGGGTGATCCTTGTCCTGTCCATGCTGGCCGCGCTTGCATTGAGCGGTTGCGCCAAGGCAACGCCGGCCCCCACGGCCACCCAGCCGCCGAAGCCCACCTCGCCGCCCGCAGCCCAGCCCACCGTCGCGCCCACCCCGAAGCCCACGCCTGTTACCAAGACCGTGGTCATCGGCTTCACGTCGTCCAAGACCGGCAGCCAGGAGGTCCCCTCCACCGGTCAGACGCGCGGCCTGGAGTTGTGGCTGGAGCAGGTGAACGCCAAAGGCGTTACGCTCCCCGACGGCACCATCGTCAAGTTTGAGTTCAAGACCTACGACGACGAAAGCAACAAGGAGCGCGTGCAGCAACTGTACACCAAACTCATCAACGACGACAAGACCAACTTCCTCATCAGCCCGTACTCCAGCGGCCTGACCGATGCGGCAGCGGTGATCGCCGAGCAGTATGGGCAGATCATGATCACCACCGGCGCGGCGTCGGACGCCACCTACAAGAAGGGCTACCAGTTGGTGTTCCAATTGTACACGCCCGCCAGCCGCTACTTGACCGGCGCGGTGGACTTGCTGGCGAAACTGGATCCGACCGCCAAGAAAATCGCCATCGTGCATGAGAACGACAAGTTCTCTACCGACGTGGTGAACGCCGCCAAGGCCTACGCCGAGAGCAAGGGCTACGAGATCGTGCTGTTTGAGGGGTATGACAGCGGCACGACGGACTTTGCGCCCTTCATCAACAAGATCATCGGCGCGGCGCCCGATGCCATCATGGGCGGCGGGCATTTCGCCGACGGTAGCACCTTCGCCAAGCAGATGTACGAGAAGCAGGTCAAGGTCAAGTTCATCGCCCTGCTGGTAGCGCCGCCAGAGTTGAAGTTCGCGGACATCGGCGAGGCCGCCTTCGGCATCATCGGCCCCAGCCAGTGGGAACCGCAGGCAGCCTACTCCGAGGCCTCGGCCAAAGCCGCGGGCATTCAGTGGTACGGGCCGAGCGTTGCTGACTTCGTGAACGCCTACAACGCCAAGTACGGCGAAAACCCGGCTTACCACGCCGCGGGCGGGTACGCCGCCGGCCTCATCCTCCAGAAGGCGATTGAGGACGCCGGCTCGCTGGATACCGCCAAGGTCAAGGCTGCCCTGGACGCCATGGACGTGCTGACCTGCTACGGCCACGTCAAGTTTGACACCAGCGCCGAGGCGCATGGCCTGCAGGTGGCCCACGAGATGGTTTACATCCAGTGGCAAAAGGATGCGTCAGGCAAACTGGTCAAGCAGGTCGTCTGGCCTGCCGAAGGCAAATCGGCCGACGCCATCTACCCGCTGAGCCGCTAG
- a CDS encoding ABC transporter ATP-binding protein codes for MAILEIQEVDSGYGEVQILWGVSLALERGKLTALVGSNGVGKTTLLRTVAGLIRPWRGSIRSDGRDITRTPPDAKAAQGIVLVPEGRQLFTTMSVLENLEMGAYTKRAQPHFRKNLDKVYSLFPRLKERSNQKAGTLSGGEQQMLAVARGLMAQPEILMFDELSLGLAPVLVLSLFEILRQLKAEGLTMLLVEQNVQLALAVSDYAYVLADGRIALEGPSREVAKNEHVRRAYLGI; via the coding sequence ATGGCGATTCTGGAGATCCAAGAGGTAGATTCGGGATACGGCGAGGTTCAAATCCTCTGGGGTGTTTCCCTCGCCCTTGAGCGCGGCAAACTCACGGCGCTGGTAGGCTCCAATGGCGTCGGAAAGACGACCCTTCTGCGCACCGTGGCCGGGCTGATACGGCCCTGGCGCGGCTCCATCCGCTCCGACGGCCGCGACATCACCCGCACGCCGCCGGATGCGAAAGCCGCGCAGGGCATCGTCCTGGTGCCGGAAGGCCGTCAACTGTTCACCACCATGAGCGTGCTGGAAAACTTGGAGATGGGCGCCTACACCAAACGGGCCCAACCCCATTTCCGAAAGAACCTGGACAAGGTGTACAGCCTGTTCCCGCGCCTGAAGGAGCGGAGCAACCAGAAGGCGGGCACGCTCTCCGGCGGCGAGCAGCAGATGCTGGCCGTGGCGCGCGGGCTGATGGCACAGCCCGAAATCCTGATGTTTGACGAACTGTCGCTGGGCCTGGCGCCGGTGCTCGTCCTGAGCCTGTTTGAAATCCTCCGGCAGTTGAAGGCCGAGGGCCTCACCATGCTCCTCGTGGAGCAAAACGTGCAGTTGGCCCTCGCCGTCAGCGACTACGCCTACGTGCTGGCCGATGGGCGCATCGCGCTGGAAGGCCCCTCCCGCGAGGTGGCGAAGAACGAGCACGTGCGCCGCGCCTACCTCGGCATCTGA
- a CDS encoding PIG-L family deacetylase has product MSHRGTLMAIYAHPDDESFGTGGTLALYAERGYRVILVTATKGEAGEIQDPTIQSDEPISEIRQRELKCACEILGVEGPYYLGYRDSGMAGTPDNERPDSFLQADLDEATGRVVEAIRRFRPDVIVTFEPGGGYGHPDHVKASAVATRAFHLAGDPTGYAEQGLAPWQPKKLYYTALPRRMFRAMAQRMREAGIDPAERGFNPEERGMPDEVISTEIDVSSVLDKKTRAFLCHRSQISPNGIIAQLPTEAMREFMKTEYFWRVVPETPVEGIERDLFAGV; this is encoded by the coding sequence ATGTCGCACCGAGGAACGCTCATGGCCATCTACGCCCATCCGGACGACGAGTCGTTCGGCACCGGCGGTACTCTGGCCCTGTACGCCGAGCGGGGCTACCGCGTCATCCTCGTTACGGCCACCAAGGGAGAGGCGGGCGAGATTCAAGATCCGACCATTCAGTCGGACGAGCCCATCAGCGAAATCCGCCAGCGCGAACTGAAGTGCGCCTGTGAGATTCTGGGGGTTGAAGGCCCCTACTATCTGGGCTACCGCGACTCGGGCATGGCGGGCACGCCCGACAATGAGCGCCCCGATTCGTTCCTCCAAGCCGACCTGGACGAGGCGACCGGGCGGGTGGTGGAGGCTATCCGTCGCTTCCGGCCCGATGTCATCGTTACCTTTGAGCCTGGCGGGGGCTATGGGCATCCCGACCACGTGAAGGCCAGCGCGGTGGCGACCCGCGCCTTCCACCTGGCGGGCGACCCGACGGGCTATGCCGAGCAGGGCCTGGCCCCGTGGCAGCCCAAGAAACTGTACTACACGGCGTTGCCGCGCCGCATGTTCCGCGCCATGGCCCAGCGCATGCGCGAGGCGGGCATTGACCCGGCCGAGCGCGGCTTCAACCCCGAGGAGCGCGGGATGCCCGATGAGGTCATCAGCACCGAGATAGACGTGAGTAGCGTGCTGGACAAGAAGACGCGGGCGTTCCTGTGCCACCGTAGCCAGATTTCGCCCAACGGGATCATCGCGCAACTGCCCACCGAGGCGATGCGGGAATTCATGAAGACCGAGTACTTCTGGCGCGTGGTGCCGGAAACGCCTGTGGAGGGGATTGAGCGCGACCTGTTCGCGGGAGTCTAG
- a CDS encoding HAD family phosphatase, whose amino-acid sequence MTIRAVIFDMGGVLLRSENENGRRKWEQHLGLAEGELAEIVFNSPISQKATLGLATDEDVWAHLASRFALDADTLRHLRHDFWSGDRADTLLVDFLRRLRPRYRTAILSNAWPGARKALTERWGLADAVDEMIISAEEGVAKPDPAIYHIALHRLGVRADEAVFVDDMPVNVEAARDLGMVGIVFRTREQTIADVQRILAETP is encoded by the coding sequence ATGACCATAAGAGCCGTCATCTTTGACATGGGCGGCGTCCTGCTGCGCTCGGAGAACGAGAACGGACGCCGGAAGTGGGAGCAGCACCTGGGGCTGGCCGAAGGGGAACTGGCCGAGATCGTCTTCAACTCGCCGATCTCGCAGAAGGCCACGCTGGGCCTGGCCACCGACGAGGACGTGTGGGCGCACCTGGCGAGTCGGTTCGCACTGGACGCCGACACCCTGCGCCACCTGCGGCACGATTTCTGGTCCGGCGACCGCGCAGACACGCTCCTCGTGGACTTCCTGCGCCGTCTGCGTCCACGCTACCGCACCGCCATCCTCAGCAACGCCTGGCCCGGCGCGCGCAAGGCCCTTACCGAGCGCTGGGGGCTGGCCGACGCCGTGGACGAGATGATCATCTCCGCCGAGGAGGGCGTGGCCAAGCCCGACCCTGCCATCTACCACATCGCCCTGCACCGGCTGGGCGTGCGAGCCGACGAGGCGGTCTTCGTGGACGACATGCCGGTCAACGTGGAAGCGGCGCGGGACTTGGGCATGGTGGGGATCGTCTTCCGCACCCGCGAGCAGACCATCGCCGACGTGCAGCGGATTCTGGCCGAGACCCCCTAG
- a CDS encoding AbrB/MazE/SpoVT family DNA-binding domain-containing protein yields the protein MADETKGEGCCAPESEGAACCAVQAVVTVDERGQMVIPKDVRDRAGIRPGDKYVLVTWEKDGKVCCLSLIRAENLASMVKEMLQPVMQGIVG from the coding sequence ATGGCGGACGAGACGAAGGGTGAAGGTTGCTGCGCACCCGAGAGCGAAGGGGCAGCCTGCTGCGCAGTCCAGGCCGTGGTTACCGTGGACGAGCGTGGACAGATGGTGATTCCCAAAGATGTGCGCGACCGGGCCGGGATTCGCCCGGGCGACAAGTACGTTCTGGTTACCTGGGAAAAGGACGGCAAGGTCTGCTGTCTGTCGCTCATCCGCGCCGAGAACCTGGCCAGCATGGTGAAGGAGATGCTCCAGCCCGTCATGCAGGGCATCGTTGGCTGA
- a CDS encoding branched-chain amino acid ABC transporter permease, with translation MTEQLLASLTDGLLLGFVYGLASMGLSLIWGVMRVINLAHGATMVLGMFATYLLFSTFGIHPYVALPIIVVLSLLFGFLVYATAVHRVINAPYLSTLLATFAVNMMIIGIGTAVFTTTPRNVDIPVGRIQAGPVTLLSTRLVATLIAVIVTAGLYLLLYRTRPGKAIRAVANNRAAARLMGISAFRTLALSFGLGTMLAAAAGALIATFFPFTILSGAGYQTKGFVICVLGGLGNPTGALIGGLILGALEGIIPVFMAVNWVPVIEFVLFVLILLVKPSGLLGAR, from the coding sequence ATGACCGAGCAACTTCTCGCCTCCCTTACGGACGGCTTGCTCCTGGGATTTGTGTACGGCTTGGCCTCCATGGGCCTGTCGTTGATCTGGGGCGTGATGCGCGTCATCAACCTGGCGCACGGCGCGACGATGGTCTTGGGCATGTTTGCCACGTACCTCCTGTTCAGCACCTTCGGAATCCATCCGTACGTGGCCTTGCCCATCATCGTCGTGCTCAGTTTGCTCTTCGGCTTCCTGGTGTACGCCACGGCCGTCCACCGCGTGATCAACGCCCCGTACCTCTCCACCCTCTTGGCGACGTTCGCGGTGAACATGATGATCATCGGCATCGGAACTGCCGTCTTCACGACGACGCCGCGCAACGTGGACATCCCGGTGGGGCGCATCCAGGCGGGGCCGGTTACGCTGCTGAGCACGCGCCTGGTGGCCACGCTGATTGCCGTCATCGTAACGGCCGGGCTGTACCTGCTCCTGTACCGCACCAGGCCCGGCAAGGCAATCCGCGCCGTGGCCAACAACCGCGCGGCTGCAAGGCTGATGGGCATTTCCGCCTTCCGGACGCTGGCGCTGAGTTTCGGCCTGGGCACCATGCTGGCCGCGGCGGCCGGAGCCTTGATCGCCACCTTTTTCCCCTTCACCATCCTGTCGGGCGCCGGCTATCAGACCAAAGGGTTCGTGATCTGCGTGCTCGGCGGTTTGGGGAACCCGACGGGGGCCCTGATCGGCGGGCTGATCCTGGGCGCGCTGGAGGGCATCATCCCCGTTTTCATGGCGGTCAACTGGGTGCCCGTGATTGAATTCGTGCTATTCGTACTCATCCTGCTGGTCAAACCCAGCGGGCTACTGGGAGCGCGCTAG
- a CDS encoding kinase/pyrophosphorylase, with the protein MQHILIVSDGTGGTAEQTVRAALTQFGDVDVAIERRSEVRTVAQVADAVQYAARIGAFIVHTIVSQDLRSAMAEQGRLHNVPTIDLMGPLLAQMAHHLAHSPAEKPGLFRELNREYFRRIEAVEFALRHDDGQRAHELDKADLVLVGVSRTFKTPLSIFLAFKGWLVGNVPVMLDTPLPTILEQLSPSKVFGLTTDAVSLTELRRARHKHLGGATGTYADFEFVRRELAYAEMLFRSHPGWSVVDVTNKPIEEIASEILGIMRSRNRTPRA; encoded by the coding sequence ATGCAACACATCCTGATTGTTTCGGATGGCACCGGCGGGACGGCGGAGCAAACCGTGCGCGCCGCGCTCACGCAGTTCGGCGACGTGGACGTGGCCATTGAGCGGCGCTCTGAGGTGCGCACCGTGGCGCAGGTCGCCGATGCGGTACAGTATGCGGCGCGCATCGGCGCGTTCATCGTCCACACGATTGTGTCGCAGGACCTGCGAAGCGCCATGGCCGAGCAGGGCCGGCTTCACAACGTGCCCACCATTGACCTGATGGGGCCGCTGCTGGCCCAGATGGCCCATCACTTGGCCCATTCGCCCGCGGAGAAGCCCGGCCTCTTCCGCGAACTCAACCGCGAGTACTTCCGCCGCATTGAGGCGGTGGAATTCGCCCTGCGCCACGACGACGGCCAGCGTGCCCATGAACTGGACAAGGCCGACCTGGTGCTGGTGGGCGTGTCGCGCACCTTCAAGACCCCGCTGAGCATCTTCCTGGCGTTCAAAGGGTGGCTTGTGGGCAACGTCCCGGTCATGCTGGACACGCCGCTGCCGACCATTCTGGAGCAGTTGTCGCCGTCCAAGGTTTTCGGCCTGACGACCGACGCGGTGAGCCTGACGGAATTGCGGCGGGCGCGACACAAGCACCTGGGCGGGGCGACGGGCACCTACGCTGACTTTGAGTTCGTCCGTCGGGAACTGGCCTACGCGGAGATGCTGTTCCGAAGCCACCCGGGCTGGTCGGTGGTGGATGTTACGAACAAGCCGATAGAGGAGATCGCGTCGGAGATTCTGGGCATCATGCGGAGCAGGAACCGCACGCCCAGGGCGTAG
- a CDS encoding heme ABC transporter ATP-binding protein → MDEPVIAAQDVDFSYYNGLVLRDVTLNLATGAMVSLIGPNGSGKTTLLKILCGLLKPKRGRVLLSGQDIDRLSRREVAQEVALVPQELSVPFDFTVREMVMLGRTPYVRHLRGMTPQDHQVVDRMLTLTNTSALAQRPFNELSGGEQQRVIIAMALAQEPRVLLLDEPVVHLDVNHQIEILELIRRLNRQAGLTVLATMHDLNLASLYFDRLVLLNEGRVVTSGAPGEVLREDTIRRVFRADVRIQPHPVRPRPQLVLLPPSA, encoded by the coding sequence ATGGACGAGCCCGTTATCGCGGCGCAAGACGTAGATTTTTCGTACTACAATGGCCTGGTGCTTCGCGACGTTACCCTGAACCTGGCGACTGGCGCCATGGTCAGCCTCATCGGGCCCAACGGTTCGGGCAAGACGACGCTGCTGAAGATTCTGTGCGGCCTGCTGAAACCCAAGCGGGGGCGCGTGCTCCTGTCGGGGCAAGACATCGACCGCCTTTCGCGCCGCGAGGTCGCCCAAGAAGTGGCGCTGGTGCCGCAGGAACTCTCGGTGCCGTTTGATTTCACCGTGCGCGAGATGGTCATGTTGGGCCGCACACCCTACGTCCGACACCTGCGCGGGATGACGCCGCAGGATCATCAGGTTGTGGATCGCATGTTGACCCTGACGAACACTTCTGCATTGGCACAGCGGCCGTTCAACGAACTGTCGGGCGGCGAGCAGCAGCGCGTCATCATCGCTATGGCGCTGGCGCAGGAGCCGCGGGTGCTCCTGCTGGACGAGCCTGTGGTGCATCTGGATGTGAACCACCAGATAGAGATTCTGGAACTCATCCGCCGCCTGAACCGCCAGGCGGGCCTGACCGTCCTGGCAACCATGCACGACCTGAACCTGGCCTCGCTGTACTTTGACCGCCTTGTTCTCCTCAATGAGGGGCGGGTCGTAACCAGCGGGGCGCCGGGCGAGGTGCTGCGCGAAGACACCATTCGCCGCGTGTTCCGCGCCGACGTCCGCATCCAGCCCCACCCCGTGCGCCCGCGCCCGCAACTGGTGCTCCTGCCGCCCAGCGCATGA
- a CDS encoding branched-chain amino acid ABC transporter permease, whose protein sequence is MKAWRYPAFWLTLGLVAAAGAVVFATRSATLREEMFLLLMFVTLASSLNILLGFTGYVNFGHIVFFGLGGYVGFYLMSQHGWPLWWATLAGGLASALLAWVLGAATLRLRGAYFALATIGVNEAVRAFVNNFRPFGGPTGMSLNFAVYRQYGGPANALWWTFGAMFGLTLLVILISYLVKFSRFGLGLMSIREDEDAAMVLGVRTPNLKTWAFVLSALFPGMVGVLFFFKNGNVEPGDAFRLQMSIEIIVMVMLGGSGTVLGPAIGSAAYERLRGYLLTSPIFKNLHLALAGFLLLIIVLFVPAGLVGWLRNRLPKLRRVLE, encoded by the coding sequence ATGAAAGCCTGGCGATACCCTGCATTCTGGCTAACGCTGGGGCTGGTGGCCGCCGCGGGCGCTGTGGTGTTTGCCACCCGCTCCGCAACCCTGCGCGAGGAAATGTTCCTGCTGCTCATGTTCGTAACACTAGCATCCAGCCTAAACATCCTGCTGGGGTTCACAGGTTATGTAAACTTCGGCCATATCGTGTTCTTCGGGCTGGGGGGCTATGTGGGCTTCTACCTGATGAGCCAACACGGGTGGCCGCTGTGGTGGGCCACCCTGGCAGGCGGCCTGGCTTCGGCGCTGCTGGCGTGGGTGCTGGGCGCGGCGACGCTGCGCCTGCGGGGCGCGTACTTCGCCCTGGCCACCATCGGCGTCAACGAGGCCGTGCGCGCCTTCGTCAACAACTTCCGACCCTTCGGCGGCCCCACCGGCATGTCGCTCAATTTCGCCGTCTACCGCCAGTACGGCGGCCCGGCCAACGCGCTGTGGTGGACCTTCGGCGCCATGTTCGGCCTCACGCTGCTGGTAATCCTCATCAGTTACCTGGTCAAGTTCTCCCGCTTCGGGTTGGGCCTCATGTCCATCCGCGAGGACGAGGATGCCGCCATGGTGCTGGGCGTCCGAACACCGAATTTGAAGACGTGGGCCTTTGTGTTGTCGGCCCTGTTCCCGGGCATGGTGGGAGTGTTGTTCTTCTTCAAGAATGGCAATGTGGAGCCAGGAGATGCCTTCCGTCTCCAAATGTCCATTGAGATCATCGTCATGGTGATGCTGGGCGGGTCGGGGACGGTGCTGGGGCCGGCGATCGGGTCCGCGGCCTACGAACGCCTACGCGGCTACCTGCTCACCAGCCCCATTTTCAAGAACCTTCACCTAGCGCTTGCCGGGTTCCTCCTGCTTATCATCGTCCTGTTCGTGCCGGCGGGCCTCGTGGGATGGCTACGAAACCGCCTGCCCAAACTGCGGAGGGTGCTGGAATGA
- a CDS encoding ABC transporter ATP-binding protein → MSGQVQPNIILRVQGVSKRFGGLQALSNVSFDLPQGQILGIIGPNGAGKTTLFNCINGVYPPEEGRVIFRGTDITGWQPYQVARLGLARTHQIVRPLNELTVLQNVMAGACFGHEQHNLTRAEKIADEVLDFLGLTPWRGAMASTLNVAQKKRLELARALAARPHLLLLDEVLAGLNPTEIAEMVQVVRRIRDQGVTILIIEHVMHALMNVSDRVIVLDYGIQIAEGTPEEVAHDPKVIEAYLGDPKVAERLLLGA, encoded by the coding sequence ATGAGTGGACAGGTGCAACCCAACATCATCCTCCGGGTGCAGGGGGTCTCCAAGCGGTTCGGCGGGCTTCAGGCGCTGTCCAACGTGTCCTTTGACCTGCCCCAGGGCCAGATTCTCGGCATCATCGGCCCCAACGGGGCGGGAAAGACAACGCTCTTCAACTGCATCAACGGCGTCTATCCACCCGAAGAGGGTCGGGTGATCTTTCGCGGCACCGATATCACGGGCTGGCAGCCCTATCAGGTGGCGCGTTTGGGGCTTGCCCGCACGCATCAGATCGTGAGACCCCTCAACGAACTGACCGTGTTGCAGAACGTGATGGCCGGGGCGTGCTTCGGCCACGAGCAGCACAACCTGACCCGAGCGGAGAAGATTGCCGATGAGGTGCTGGATTTTCTCGGTCTGACCCCGTGGCGCGGGGCCATGGCCTCCACCCTGAACGTGGCGCAGAAGAAGCGGCTGGAGTTGGCGCGCGCGCTGGCCGCTCGCCCCCACCTCCTGCTGCTGGACGAAGTCCTGGCCGGCCTCAATCCAACCGAAATCGCGGAGATGGTTCAGGTCGTGCGCCGCATCCGCGACCAGGGGGTTACGATCCTCATCATTGAGCACGTGATGCACGCCCTCATGAACGTCTCGGACCGCGTGATCGTCCTGGACTACGGCATACAGATTGCCGAGGGCACGCCCGAAGAGGTCGCCCACGATCCGAAAGTCATTGAAGCATACCTGGGCGATCCGAAGGTCGCCGAGCGGCTCCTACTCGGCGCTTGA
- a CDS encoding arsenite methyltransferase, whose amino-acid sequence MNDEDIKKIVRESYALRAASGTSCCDSGCGCSPTVEDISLAMGYTQADLQAAPEGANLGLGCGNPVALAGVREGETVLDLGAGAGFDCFLAARRVGPTGRVIGVDMTPEMVARARENARRGGYTNVEFRLGEIEHLPVADASVDVVISNCVINLSPDKPAAFREAYRVLRPGGRLLVSDIVLLRELPEFVRESVAAYVSCVAGASLKDAYLDAIRAAGFADVRVVGEAAYAVDERLGIHAASIQVEARKK is encoded by the coding sequence GTGAACGACGAGGACATCAAGAAGATCGTGCGAGAGAGTTATGCTCTGCGGGCTGCAAGCGGCACGTCCTGTTGCGACTCCGGGTGCGGGTGCAGCCCCACGGTTGAGGATATAAGCCTGGCGATGGGGTACACGCAGGCGGACCTGCAGGCGGCACCCGAGGGTGCGAACCTGGGGCTGGGGTGCGGCAACCCCGTGGCGCTGGCCGGCGTGCGCGAGGGCGAGACCGTGCTGGACCTGGGGGCCGGCGCGGGGTTTGATTGTTTTCTGGCGGCCCGGCGCGTGGGGCCCACAGGCCGCGTTATCGGCGTGGACATGACGCCCGAGATGGTGGCCCGCGCCCGCGAGAACGCCCGCAGGGGTGGCTACACCAACGTGGAGTTTCGCCTGGGCGAGATTGAGCACCTGCCCGTGGCCGACGCATCGGTAGATGTCGTCATCTCCAACTGCGTCATCAACCTGTCGCCCGACAAGCCCGCCGCGTTCCGCGAGGCGTACCGCGTCCTGCGCCCCGGCGGCAGGCTCCTGGTCTCCGACATCGTCTTGTTGCGCGAACTGCCCGAGTTCGTGCGGGAGTCCGTGGCGGCCTACGTGTCGTGCGTGGCCGGGGCCAGCCTCAAGGACGCCTACCTGGACGCTATCCGCGCTGCCGGATTCGCTGACGTGCGGGTTGTAGGCGAGGCAGCCTACGCCGTAGACGAGCGACTTGGGATTCACGCTGCCAGCATCCAGGTGGAGGCGCGCAAGAAGTAG